The Microbacterium sp. LWO12-1.2 genome includes a window with the following:
- the serB gene encoding phosphoserine phosphatase SerB has product MTAARFLVVLDADSTLIRNEVIELLADEAGRRDEVQAATEAAMRGEVDFSESLRSRVAALHGVPVDAFSRVLARIEPTPGVRELTAAVHERGGVVGVVSGGFHEILDSVAPDLGVDRWRANRLRVTDGALSGEVDGPIVDGAAKAASLQEWAAELGVAPHATIAIGDGANDLAMMAVAGLGLAFNAKPAVRAAASLVIGPQDLAQVIPLLP; this is encoded by the coding sequence GTGACTGCTGCGCGCTTCCTCGTCGTCCTCGATGCCGATTCCACCCTCATCCGCAACGAGGTGATCGAGTTGCTCGCCGACGAGGCGGGACGGCGTGACGAAGTGCAGGCCGCAACGGAGGCCGCGATGCGCGGAGAAGTCGACTTCTCGGAGAGCCTGCGCTCCCGGGTCGCGGCGCTGCACGGCGTGCCGGTCGACGCGTTCTCGCGGGTGCTCGCCCGGATCGAGCCTACCCCCGGCGTCCGAGAGCTCACTGCCGCCGTGCACGAGCGCGGCGGCGTCGTGGGCGTGGTGTCCGGCGGCTTCCACGAGATCCTCGATTCCGTGGCACCGGACCTCGGTGTCGACCGGTGGCGGGCGAACCGCCTCCGGGTGACGGACGGCGCACTGAGCGGCGAGGTCGACGGACCGATCGTCGATGGAGCGGCCAAGGCGGCATCGCTGCAGGAATGGGCGGCAGAATTGGGCGTCGCCCCACACGCCACGATCGCGATCGGCGACGGAGCGAACGACCTCGCCATGATGGCCGTCGCAGGTCTGGGACTGGCGTTCAACGCGAAGCCCGCCGTGCGCGCGGCTGCGAGCCTCGTGATCGGTCCGCAGGACCTCGCCCAGGTCATCCCGCTGCTCCCCTAG
- a CDS encoding alpha/beta fold hydrolase yields MDIILIPGLWLDASSWDDVTPGLEAAGHHVHPLTMPGVGAAASDSAEIGIAEWVDAVVQVVDALPDRCVVVGHSGGGNVAWGVVDARPDRVSRVIFVDTVPPPSGSGISEFPVHDGVIPFPGWDHFPDEDVHDLDEKTRERTLPLTSSVPARVPTDEIALENRARYDVPVTLLMGGLDQQGFEAEIDQWGPYAEEFHAIADAEVVRIGSAHWPQFSVPARLTELLNAAVAR; encoded by the coding sequence ATGGACATCATCCTGATCCCCGGACTCTGGCTCGACGCATCCAGTTGGGACGACGTGACCCCTGGGCTCGAAGCGGCGGGGCATCACGTGCATCCGCTGACGATGCCGGGAGTCGGCGCCGCTGCATCCGACTCCGCCGAGATCGGCATCGCCGAATGGGTCGACGCCGTGGTTCAGGTCGTCGATGCCCTGCCTGATCGGTGCGTCGTCGTCGGGCACAGCGGCGGAGGGAATGTGGCCTGGGGCGTCGTGGATGCGCGCCCCGATCGCGTCTCACGTGTGATCTTCGTCGACACGGTGCCTCCGCCTTCCGGGTCCGGCATCAGCGAGTTCCCGGTGCACGACGGCGTCATCCCGTTCCCGGGCTGGGATCATTTCCCCGACGAAGACGTGCATGATCTCGACGAGAAGACCAGAGAACGCACGCTGCCTCTGACCTCGAGCGTGCCCGCGCGCGTGCCGACCGATGAGATCGCTCTCGAGAACCGCGCTCGCTACGACGTTCCCGTGACACTGCTGATGGGCGGACTGGACCAGCAGGGATTCGAGGCCGAGATCGATCAGTGGGGACCGTACGCCGAAGAGTTCCACGCCATCGCCGACGCCGAGGTCGTGCGCATCGGCTCCGCGCACTGGCCGCAGTTCTCCGTCCCCGCGCGCCTGACCGAGCTTCTCAACGCTGCTGTCGCGCGCTGA
- a CDS encoding beta-ketoacyl-ACP reductase: MSAQRVVLVTGGNRGIGRAIAERFVRDGYRVAVTARSGEGPEGTLTVRADVTDAAALDAAFTEVEQQLGPVEIVVANAGITKDTLLLRMTEDDFDSVVATNLGGTFRVVKRASKGMLRARFGRVILISSVVGLYGSAGQVNYSASKSALVGFARSLTRELGSRGITANVVAPGFIETDMTAELPEETQKQYKANIPAGRFATPDEVAGVVTWLAGDDAGYISGAVIPVDGGLGMGH, translated from the coding sequence ATGAGTGCTCAGCGCGTCGTCCTCGTCACCGGAGGCAACCGCGGCATCGGCCGTGCGATCGCCGAGCGTTTCGTGCGGGACGGGTATCGTGTCGCCGTCACTGCCCGCAGCGGTGAAGGGCCGGAGGGCACTCTGACGGTGCGCGCTGATGTCACCGACGCGGCCGCGCTCGATGCCGCGTTCACGGAGGTGGAGCAGCAGCTCGGGCCGGTCGAGATCGTGGTGGCGAACGCCGGCATCACCAAGGACACGCTCCTCCTCCGGATGACCGAGGATGACTTCGACAGCGTGGTCGCGACCAACCTCGGCGGCACGTTCCGCGTGGTCAAGCGCGCATCGAAGGGCATGCTGCGCGCACGCTTCGGTCGCGTCATCCTCATCTCGAGCGTCGTCGGACTCTACGGCTCCGCCGGCCAGGTCAACTACTCGGCCTCCAAGAGCGCTCTGGTCGGTTTCGCCCGGTCGCTCACGCGCGAGCTGGGCAGCCGCGGGATCACCGCCAACGTGGTGGCTCCCGGCTTCATCGAGACCGACATGACGGCGGAGCTCCCGGAGGAGACGCAGAAGCAGTACAAGGCGAACATCCCGGCCGGACGCTTCGCCACTCCGGACGAGGTCGCGGGTGTCGTGACCTGGCTGGCCGGCGACGACGCCGGCTACATCTCGGGTGCGGTCATCCCCGTCGACGGCGGTCTCGGGATGGGCCACTGA
- a CDS encoding glucose-1-phosphate adenylyltransferase, with protein MSAPKKVFGIILAGGEGKRLMPLTADRAKPAVPFGGQYRLIDFAISNLINSGLRQVVVLTQYKSHSLDRHISQTWRMSALLDSYVTSVPAQQRLGKRWFSGSADAILQSMNLINDEKPDIVVVIGADHVYRMDFRQMLEAHIESGAKATVAGIRQPLALASQFGVIDADPSTGLIKQFLEKPTDAAGLEDSPHEVLASMGNYIFDADALIAAVEADGESPTSGHDMGGDIVPYFVDRGEAGYYDMKQNEVPGSSPRDRSYWRDVGTIDSFYDAHRDLISTLPIFNLYNMEWPIHSQAVNSPPAKFVRDSVGRIGNAIDSIVSLGSVLSGTHLERSVVGPWTLAGGGSTITESVVFDHVQVGAGSRVHRAILDKNVVLADGATVGVDRERDLARGFTVTESGITVVGKGVFIER; from the coding sequence ATGTCCGCTCCAAAGAAGGTCTTCGGGATCATCCTCGCCGGCGGCGAGGGCAAGCGCCTCATGCCGCTCACGGCCGACCGCGCCAAACCTGCAGTGCCGTTCGGCGGACAGTACCGATTGATCGATTTCGCCATCTCGAACCTCATCAACTCCGGCCTCCGCCAGGTCGTCGTGCTGACGCAGTACAAGTCGCACAGCCTCGACCGTCACATCTCGCAGACCTGGCGCATGTCCGCCCTGCTCGACTCCTACGTGACGTCGGTGCCGGCTCAGCAGCGCCTCGGAAAGCGCTGGTTCTCCGGATCCGCCGACGCGATCCTGCAGAGCATGAACCTGATCAACGACGAGAAGCCCGACATCGTCGTGGTCATCGGCGCCGATCACGTCTACCGCATGGACTTCCGCCAGATGCTCGAGGCACACATCGAATCCGGCGCGAAGGCCACTGTGGCCGGAATCCGCCAGCCGCTCGCGCTCGCCTCGCAGTTCGGCGTGATCGATGCCGACCCCAGCACCGGCCTGATCAAGCAGTTCCTCGAGAAGCCGACGGATGCCGCCGGGCTCGAGGACTCCCCGCACGAGGTTCTCGCCTCGATGGGTAACTACATCTTCGACGCGGATGCGCTGATCGCCGCGGTCGAGGCAGATGGCGAGTCCCCCACGTCGGGTCACGACATGGGTGGCGACATCGTCCCCTACTTCGTCGACCGCGGCGAGGCCGGCTATTACGACATGAAGCAGAACGAGGTCCCGGGGTCGTCCCCGCGCGACCGTTCCTACTGGCGCGACGTGGGGACGATCGATTCGTTCTACGACGCCCACCGCGACCTGATCTCGACGTTGCCGATCTTCAACCTCTACAACATGGAGTGGCCCATCCACTCGCAGGCGGTCAACTCGCCGCCCGCGAAGTTCGTGCGCGACTCGGTCGGCCGGATCGGCAACGCGATCGATTCGATCGTGTCCCTCGGCTCGGTCCTCTCCGGCACGCATCTGGAGCGCAGTGTCGTCGGCCCCTGGACCCTCGCGGGCGGCGGCTCGACGATCACCGAATCCGTGGTCTTCGATCACGTGCAGGTGGGCGCCGGGTCGCGAGTGCATCGTGCGATCCTCGACAAGAATGTCGTACTGGCCGACGGGGCGACCGTCGGTGTCGACCGTGAACGCGATCTGGCTCGGGGTTTCACGGTGACGGAGTCCGGGATCACGGTCGTCGGCAAGGGCGTCTTCATCGAGCGCTGA
- a CDS encoding MerR family transcriptional regulator yields the protein MAETTNLMTIGRFSSLSRLSVRMLRHYDTHGVLVPADIDASSGYRRYSARQLVDAIDIRNLRDVGFGVSAIGALLAARGTPAWPHALRLQRESLVEEQRAAQGRVTLINRLLDSGDKPMSITISRTTIPAMTVVALRGTVPTYSDERLLWDRMLPMLEASALTPAQTCGVIEHDDQFTDRDVDLSIFFPVAPGTRVDSPLEVHEFPERDCLVARVEGSYDQITEAHDLISARIVAEGVSAGSDGTLAGKAFNRYLVTPSDADEDGLVTEVCVPVA from the coding sequence ATGGCCGAGACCACGAACCTCATGACGATCGGTCGATTCAGTTCTCTGAGTCGACTGTCGGTGCGGATGCTGCGCCACTACGACACGCACGGCGTGTTGGTGCCCGCCGACATCGATGCCTCCAGCGGGTACCGGAGATACTCCGCGCGCCAGTTGGTCGATGCGATCGACATCCGGAACCTCCGCGATGTCGGGTTCGGCGTCTCCGCCATCGGCGCGCTCCTCGCCGCCCGTGGCACCCCGGCCTGGCCTCATGCGCTGCGGTTGCAGCGCGAGAGCCTGGTCGAAGAGCAACGCGCGGCCCAGGGACGGGTAACCCTCATCAATCGACTACTCGACTCAGGAGACAAACCCATGTCCATCACCATCAGCCGCACGACCATCCCCGCCATGACCGTCGTCGCCCTTCGCGGAACCGTCCCGACCTACTCGGATGAGCGTCTGCTGTGGGACCGGATGCTGCCGATGCTCGAGGCCAGCGCGCTCACCCCCGCCCAGACCTGCGGTGTGATCGAGCACGACGACCAGTTCACCGACCGTGACGTGGATCTCTCGATCTTCTTCCCGGTGGCTCCGGGAACCCGTGTCGATTCGCCGCTCGAGGTCCATGAGTTCCCCGAACGCGACTGCCTCGTCGCTCGCGTGGAGGGATCCTACGATCAGATCACTGAAGCGCACGATCTGATCAGCGCCCGTATCGTCGCGGAGGGAGTGTCCGCTGGCAGCGACGGGACTCTCGCAGGCAAAGCCTTCAACCGGTACCTCGTCACTCCCTCGGATGCCGACGAGGACGGCCTCGTGACCGAGGTCTGCGTCCCCGTCGCCTGA